DNA sequence from the Brachybacterium avium genome:
CGAGAAGATCCTCAAGCCCCGCGGCCTGGACTACAAGGTGGCCTTCCCCGGCCCCGGCGGCACCAACGCCGTCGAGGCCGCGCTGAAGCTGGCCCGCAAGGTCACCGGGCGCGAGTCCGTCGTGAACTTCACCAACGGTTTCCACGGCATGACCCTGGGCGCGCTGTCCGTCACCGGCAACTCGATGAAGCGCGGCGGCGCCGGGATCCCCCTGGTGCACTCCACCCCGATGCCCTTCGACGACTACTTCGGCCAGGTCGTGCCGGACTTCATGTACTTCGAGCGCCTGCTCACCGACGACGGCAGCGGCCTGAACAAGCCCGCGGCCGTGATCGTCGAGGCCGTCCAGGGCGAGGGCGGCATCAACGCCGCTCGCGCCGAGTGGCTGCGCGGCCTCGCGGACCTCTGCAAGAAGCATGAGATCCTGCTGATCGTCGACGACATCCAGATGGGCTGCGGCCGCACCGGCGAGTTCTTCAGCTTCGAGCAGGCTGGCATCGAGCCCGACATGGTGACCCTCTCGAAGTCGATCAGCGGCTACGGACACCCGCTCGCGCTGACCCTCATCAAGCCCGAGCTGGACATTTGGGAGCCGGGCGAGCACAACGGCACCTTCCGTGGCTTCGGCCCGGCCTTCGCGACCGCCACCAAGGCCATCGACCTGTTCTGGAGCGACGACGAATTCGAGAAGGCGACCATCGCCAAGGGCGCCTACGTGGAGAGCCGCTTCAACCGCATCGCGGCGAAGTACCCCGAGCACGAGCTGATCGTCAAGGGTCGCGGCCTCGCTCGTGGCCTGCAGATGCCCACCGG
Encoded proteins:
- the ectB gene encoding diaminobutyrate--2-oxoglutarate transaminase produces the protein MTMTAATESTEKPELTDEVSAPTVDPTELESGVRSYSRGWPTVFTHAKGSVLTAEDGREYIDFFAGAGTLNYGHNHPELKKVVIDHYLEDRVVHGLDMFTDVRREFLQTFNEKILKPRGLDYKVAFPGPGGTNAVEAALKLARKVTGRESVVNFTNGFHGMTLGALSVTGNSMKRGGAGIPLVHSTPMPFDDYFGQVVPDFMYFERLLTDDGSGLNKPAAVIVEAVQGEGGINAARAEWLRGLADLCKKHEILLIVDDIQMGCGRTGEFFSFEQAGIEPDMVTLSKSISGYGHPLALTLIKPELDIWEPGEHNGTFRGFGPAFATATKAIDLFWSDDEFEKATIAKGAYVESRFNRIAAKYPEHELIVKGRGLARGLQMPTGEIAGKIAARSFEEGLLVETSGPSDEVVKLLPALTIPDELLERGLDIIEAAVDEALTA